A region from the Linepithema humile isolate Giens D197 chromosome 1, Lhum_UNIL_v1.0, whole genome shotgun sequence genome encodes:
- the LOC105668910 gene encoding unconventional myosin-XIX-like isoform X1, giving the protein MRTFAEKRIWSYTWDVMEDLSAVPQENIIDFLLDRLQRGQIYTWVGTFLLAINPSGEITAEDIYDLSRTDEYDNICSLTHKEVAPHIFAVAARAHYRIIQGLGKPSQVIVLNGETGAGKTFNAWKALEFLTASTRHIFADTQKQDLVCGIVQRIADACRLISAFSTAPTERNEVSSRNVQLVWLEYKMGNICGAKISSYLLERDRVTKGCCNFQIFSQMMTALGNEGFADTGLSKDIRYFMLSDLDPLEGQHFRDGFQDTLKAMDMLGFTEVQRKNIFLILSLLIHMSNIRFIQENDHCRIDTDNQESKEAFENTCRLACVKKEEFAELLTSILINPRGFRRRHSVCRRNLDTNDACRYRLHSIIRHLYDLLFHWLINHVNGILSASVFSERLGILDIFGFECFNANGIEQLCVNYVNERLQQYFVEKYLESCRKDLQTEGLIDNEESSEIVQLYEDRLSTIDKYLFATLNDVCLSTVPCDSSMLIRQVNATSCPAARRFLSVKNDNFVIQHYAGAVEYSANDLLSKNNDKIPDEITMTFSVSKNTFLYSLIDKNKPHHNGKVKKPTMLSKLRYNVGLLIEELNKCDMHYVRCIKPRRLDNHNWDRDELWRQLTNTGILDALPLARCKYPIQFIYKEFYKRYCTKCIETSDLRTACEKILELYRPTMDDDLAAYCGKKIIFLSEFLFMQLERARLQRRVESVKKIESFWIKYRNRQRRNTEGNKADESQVIVNTNIQNGSIEESQSEYEYVMHSRDSSEATQTVSLQCKTARIINWLEDVNNTPGVVKSDELSVISVSNELEELLVNHDHSQFADIKYNNNVYSQYSNNSTLHVQNEREKNSVDYNKEEDMYVIQRGASTMFYKNGILSRQPPTKLPVKVHTRLICLANSRYLVQTKLLGLPQGLQDCL; this is encoded by the exons ATGCGTACGTTCGCAGAG AAACGTATTTGGTCTTACACTTGGGATGTGATGGAGGATTTGAGCGCTGTGCCGCAGGAGAATA TTATAGATTTTCTTCTTGATCGTTTGCAAAGAGGTCAAATTTACACATGGGTCGGCACCTTCCTCCTGGCGATCAATCCCAGCGGCGAGATCACCGCCGAGGATATTTACGATTTGTCGCGGACCGACGAGTATGACAATATCTGCAGTTTAACTCACAAGGAAGTAGCGCCGCATATATTTGCCGTAGCAGCCAGAGCGcattatagaataattcaaGGCCTCGGCAAACCTAGCCAG GTGATCGTCTTGAACGGTGAAACCGGCGCGGGAAAAACCTTCAACGCGTGGAAGGCGCTGGAATTCTTGACCGCCAGTACCAGGCATATATTTGCCGACACTCAGAAGCAAGATTTAGTTTGCGGTATCGTGCAGAGAATTGCGGATGCCTGTCGTTTGATATCGGCCTTCTCGACAGCGCCCACCGAGCGAAATGAAGTCAGCTCGAGAAATGTGCAGCTGGTGTGGCTCGAGTACAAAATGGGCAACATATGCGGCGCGAAGATATCCTCCTACCTTCTGGAGAGGGACAGAGTCACGAAAGGCTGCTgcaattttcagatttttagtCAG ATGATGACTGCATTGGGGAATGAAGGGTTTGCGGATACTGGATTGTCAAAAGACATacgatattttatgttaagtGACTTGGATCCTTTGGAAGGGCAACACTTTCGCGATGGTTTTCAAGACACTTTAAAAGCGATGGATATGTTAGGTTTTACGGAAGTTCAGAGGAAAAATATCTTCTTAATTCTTTCTTTGCTCATTCACATGAGTAATATACGTTTTATACAAGAGAATGATCATTGTAGGATTGACACTGATAACCAGG AATCCAAAGAAGCCTTTGAGAATACGTGCAGATTGGCTTGTGTGAAGAAAGAGGAATTCGCCGAATTACTTACATCCATTTTGATAAATCCGCGAGGTTTCAGACGTCGTCACAGTGTGTGCCGACGTAATCTCGACACGAACGATGCCTGTCGCTATAGATTGCACAGTATTATCCGCCACTTGTACGATCTTCTTTTCCACTGGCTGATCAATCATGTGAACGGAATCCTGTCCGCCTCTGTGTTCAGCGAACGATTGG GGATATTGGACATCTTCGGATTCGAGTGCTTCAACGCGAATGGTATCGAGCAACTTTGCGTCAATTACGTCAACGAGAGACTGCAACAGTATTTCGTGGAAAAATATCTGGAATCGTGTCGGAAAGATTTGCAGACGGAGGGTCTCATCGACAACGAAGAGTCATCAGAGATCGTGCAATTGTACGAAGATCGTTTAAGCACGATCGACAAGTATTTATTCGCTACTCTAAACGAT GTATGTTTATCGACAGTTCCGTGCGACTCATCCATGTTAATACGGCAAGTGAATGCTACGAGTTGTCCCGCAGCGAGGCGATTTTTGAGCGTAAAGAATGACAATTTTGTTATACAACATTACGCTGGTGCCGTAGAATATTCCGCAAACGATCTACTTTCCAAGAACAATGACAAG ATCCCGGACGAAATAACTATGACGTTCAGCGTGAGTAAGAACACATTTCTGTACTCTTTAATCGACAAGAATAAGCCGCATCACAATGGCAAAGTGAAGAAACCCACGATGCTTTCCAAGTTGCGATATAACGTGGGTCTATTGATAGAAGAACTGAATAAATGCGACATGCATTATGTTCGCTGCATTAAACCACG ACGACTTGATAATCACAACTGGGATCGAGACGAACTTTGGAGGCAACTGACTAATACAGGTATTCTTGACGCTTTGCCTCTAGCTAGATGTAAATATCCTATTCAGTTCATCTACAAGGAATTTTACAAACGCTATTGCACTAAATGTATAG AAACTTCTGATTTAAGAACGGCTTGCGAGAAGATATTGGAGTTGTATCGTCCAACAATGGATGATGACTTAGCGGCATATTGTggcaaaaaaatcatttttttgtccgaatttttatttatgcaattagAACGTGCTAGATTGCAACGTCGAGTTGAAAGTGTCAAAAAGATAGAATctttttggataaaatata GAAATCGTCAACGACGAAACACGGAAGGAAATAAGGCTGATGAATCCCAAGTAATTGTTAACACTAACATTCAAAATGGATCGATCGAGGAATCTCAATCAGAATATGAGTACGTTATGCATTCAAGAGATAGTTCTGAGGCTACACAAACTGTATCATTGCAGTGTAAAACTGCACGCATAATAAATTGGTTGGAAGATGTGAATAACACGCCGGGTGTTGTAAAAAGTGATGAACTTTCAGTGATAAGCGTCAGCAATGAGCTAGAAGAATTGCTAGTAAATCACGATCACAGTCAATTCgccgatattaaatataataataacgtttattcgcaatattcaaataatagcACGCTTCACGTACAAAACGAGCGTGAGAAGAATTCTGTAGATTATAACAAA GAAGAAGATATGTACGTTATACAGCGTGGCGCATCTACTATGTTCTATAAAAATGGGATTTTGAGTCGACAGCCTCCAACGAag ctACCAGTTAAGGTACATACACGTCTGATATGCTTAGCTAATTCGCGCTATCTGGTACAAACAAAACTGCTGGGGCTACCACAAGGTCTGCAGGATTGCCTTTAA
- the LOC105668910 gene encoding myosin ID heavy chain-like isoform X2, translating into MEDLSAVPQENIIDFLLDRLQRGQIYTWVGTFLLAINPSGEITAEDIYDLSRTDEYDNICSLTHKEVAPHIFAVAARAHYRIIQGLGKPSQVIVLNGETGAGKTFNAWKALEFLTASTRHIFADTQKQDLVCGIVQRIADACRLISAFSTAPTERNEVSSRNVQLVWLEYKMGNICGAKISSYLLERDRVTKGCCNFQIFSQMMTALGNEGFADTGLSKDIRYFMLSDLDPLEGQHFRDGFQDTLKAMDMLGFTEVQRKNIFLILSLLIHMSNIRFIQENDHCRIDTDNQESKEAFENTCRLACVKKEEFAELLTSILINPRGFRRRHSVCRRNLDTNDACRYRLHSIIRHLYDLLFHWLINHVNGILSASVFSERLGILDIFGFECFNANGIEQLCVNYVNERLQQYFVEKYLESCRKDLQTEGLIDNEESSEIVQLYEDRLSTIDKYLFATLNDVCLSTVPCDSSMLIRQVNATSCPAARRFLSVKNDNFVIQHYAGAVEYSANDLLSKNNDKIPDEITMTFSVSKNTFLYSLIDKNKPHHNGKVKKPTMLSKLRYNVGLLIEELNKCDMHYVRCIKPRRLDNHNWDRDELWRQLTNTGILDALPLARCKYPIQFIYKEFYKRYCTKCIETSDLRTACEKILELYRPTMDDDLAAYCGKKIIFLSEFLFMQLERARLQRRVESVKKIESFWIKYRNRQRRNTEGNKADESQVIVNTNIQNGSIEESQSEYEYVMHSRDSSEATQTVSLQCKTARIINWLEDVNNTPGVVKSDELSVISVSNELEELLVNHDHSQFADIKYNNNVYSQYSNNSTLHVQNEREKNSVDYNKEEDMYVIQRGASTMFYKNGILSRQPPTKLPVKVHTRLICLANSRYLVQTKLLGLPQGLQDCL; encoded by the exons ATGGAGGATTTGAGCGCTGTGCCGCAGGAGAATA TTATAGATTTTCTTCTTGATCGTTTGCAAAGAGGTCAAATTTACACATGGGTCGGCACCTTCCTCCTGGCGATCAATCCCAGCGGCGAGATCACCGCCGAGGATATTTACGATTTGTCGCGGACCGACGAGTATGACAATATCTGCAGTTTAACTCACAAGGAAGTAGCGCCGCATATATTTGCCGTAGCAGCCAGAGCGcattatagaataattcaaGGCCTCGGCAAACCTAGCCAG GTGATCGTCTTGAACGGTGAAACCGGCGCGGGAAAAACCTTCAACGCGTGGAAGGCGCTGGAATTCTTGACCGCCAGTACCAGGCATATATTTGCCGACACTCAGAAGCAAGATTTAGTTTGCGGTATCGTGCAGAGAATTGCGGATGCCTGTCGTTTGATATCGGCCTTCTCGACAGCGCCCACCGAGCGAAATGAAGTCAGCTCGAGAAATGTGCAGCTGGTGTGGCTCGAGTACAAAATGGGCAACATATGCGGCGCGAAGATATCCTCCTACCTTCTGGAGAGGGACAGAGTCACGAAAGGCTGCTgcaattttcagatttttagtCAG ATGATGACTGCATTGGGGAATGAAGGGTTTGCGGATACTGGATTGTCAAAAGACATacgatattttatgttaagtGACTTGGATCCTTTGGAAGGGCAACACTTTCGCGATGGTTTTCAAGACACTTTAAAAGCGATGGATATGTTAGGTTTTACGGAAGTTCAGAGGAAAAATATCTTCTTAATTCTTTCTTTGCTCATTCACATGAGTAATATACGTTTTATACAAGAGAATGATCATTGTAGGATTGACACTGATAACCAGG AATCCAAAGAAGCCTTTGAGAATACGTGCAGATTGGCTTGTGTGAAGAAAGAGGAATTCGCCGAATTACTTACATCCATTTTGATAAATCCGCGAGGTTTCAGACGTCGTCACAGTGTGTGCCGACGTAATCTCGACACGAACGATGCCTGTCGCTATAGATTGCACAGTATTATCCGCCACTTGTACGATCTTCTTTTCCACTGGCTGATCAATCATGTGAACGGAATCCTGTCCGCCTCTGTGTTCAGCGAACGATTGG GGATATTGGACATCTTCGGATTCGAGTGCTTCAACGCGAATGGTATCGAGCAACTTTGCGTCAATTACGTCAACGAGAGACTGCAACAGTATTTCGTGGAAAAATATCTGGAATCGTGTCGGAAAGATTTGCAGACGGAGGGTCTCATCGACAACGAAGAGTCATCAGAGATCGTGCAATTGTACGAAGATCGTTTAAGCACGATCGACAAGTATTTATTCGCTACTCTAAACGAT GTATGTTTATCGACAGTTCCGTGCGACTCATCCATGTTAATACGGCAAGTGAATGCTACGAGTTGTCCCGCAGCGAGGCGATTTTTGAGCGTAAAGAATGACAATTTTGTTATACAACATTACGCTGGTGCCGTAGAATATTCCGCAAACGATCTACTTTCCAAGAACAATGACAAG ATCCCGGACGAAATAACTATGACGTTCAGCGTGAGTAAGAACACATTTCTGTACTCTTTAATCGACAAGAATAAGCCGCATCACAATGGCAAAGTGAAGAAACCCACGATGCTTTCCAAGTTGCGATATAACGTGGGTCTATTGATAGAAGAACTGAATAAATGCGACATGCATTATGTTCGCTGCATTAAACCACG ACGACTTGATAATCACAACTGGGATCGAGACGAACTTTGGAGGCAACTGACTAATACAGGTATTCTTGACGCTTTGCCTCTAGCTAGATGTAAATATCCTATTCAGTTCATCTACAAGGAATTTTACAAACGCTATTGCACTAAATGTATAG AAACTTCTGATTTAAGAACGGCTTGCGAGAAGATATTGGAGTTGTATCGTCCAACAATGGATGATGACTTAGCGGCATATTGTggcaaaaaaatcatttttttgtccgaatttttatttatgcaattagAACGTGCTAGATTGCAACGTCGAGTTGAAAGTGTCAAAAAGATAGAATctttttggataaaatata GAAATCGTCAACGACGAAACACGGAAGGAAATAAGGCTGATGAATCCCAAGTAATTGTTAACACTAACATTCAAAATGGATCGATCGAGGAATCTCAATCAGAATATGAGTACGTTATGCATTCAAGAGATAGTTCTGAGGCTACACAAACTGTATCATTGCAGTGTAAAACTGCACGCATAATAAATTGGTTGGAAGATGTGAATAACACGCCGGGTGTTGTAAAAAGTGATGAACTTTCAGTGATAAGCGTCAGCAATGAGCTAGAAGAATTGCTAGTAAATCACGATCACAGTCAATTCgccgatattaaatataataataacgtttattcgcaatattcaaataatagcACGCTTCACGTACAAAACGAGCGTGAGAAGAATTCTGTAGATTATAACAAA GAAGAAGATATGTACGTTATACAGCGTGGCGCATCTACTATGTTCTATAAAAATGGGATTTTGAGTCGACAGCCTCCAACGAag ctACCAGTTAAGGTACATACACGTCTGATATGCTTAGCTAATTCGCGCTATCTGGTACAAACAAAACTGCTGGGGCTACCACAAGGTCTGCAGGATTGCCTTTAA
- the LOC105668910 gene encoding uncharacterized protein isoform X3 — MRTFAEKRIWSYTWDVMEDLSAVPQENIIDFLLDRLQRGQIYTWVGTFLLAINPSGEITAEDIYDLSRTDEYDNICSLTHKEVAPHIFAVAARAHYRIIQGLGKPSQVIVLNGETGAGKTFNAWKALEFLTASTRHIFADTQKQDLVCGIVQRIADACRLISAFSTAPTERNEVSSRNVQLVWLEYKMGNICGAKISSYLLERDRVTKGCCNFQIFSQMMTALGNEGFADTGLSKDIRYFMLSDLDPLEGQHFRDGFQDTLKAMDMLGFTEVQRKNIFLILSLLIHMSNIRFIQENDHCRIDTDNQESKEAFENTCRLACVKKEEFAELLTSILINPRGFRRRHSVCRRNLDTNDACRYRLHSIIRHLYDLLFHWLINHVNGILSASVFSERLGILDIFGFECFNANGIEQLCVNYVNERLQQYFVEKYLESCRKDLQTEGLIDNEESSEIVQLYEDRLSTIDKYLFATLNDVCLSTVPCDSSMLIRQVNATSCPAARRFLSVKNDNFVIQHYAGAVEYSANDLLSKNNDKIPDEITMTFSVSKNTFLYSLIDKNKPHHNGKVKKPTMLSKLRYNVGLLIEELNKCDMHYVRCIKPRRLDNHNWDRDELWRQLTNTETSDLRTACEKILELYRPTMDDDLAAYCGKKIIFLSEFLFMQLERARLQRRVESVKKIESFWIKYRNRQRRNTEGNKADESQVIVNTNIQNGSIEESQSEYEYVMHSRDSSEATQTVSLQCKTARIINWLEDVNNTPGVVKSDELSVISVSNELEELLVNHDHSQFADIKYNNNVYSQYSNNSTLHVQNEREKNSVDYNKEEDMYVIQRGASTMFYKNGILSRQPPTKLPVKVHTRLICLANSRYLVQTKLLGLPQGLQDCL; from the exons ATGCGTACGTTCGCAGAG AAACGTATTTGGTCTTACACTTGGGATGTGATGGAGGATTTGAGCGCTGTGCCGCAGGAGAATA TTATAGATTTTCTTCTTGATCGTTTGCAAAGAGGTCAAATTTACACATGGGTCGGCACCTTCCTCCTGGCGATCAATCCCAGCGGCGAGATCACCGCCGAGGATATTTACGATTTGTCGCGGACCGACGAGTATGACAATATCTGCAGTTTAACTCACAAGGAAGTAGCGCCGCATATATTTGCCGTAGCAGCCAGAGCGcattatagaataattcaaGGCCTCGGCAAACCTAGCCAG GTGATCGTCTTGAACGGTGAAACCGGCGCGGGAAAAACCTTCAACGCGTGGAAGGCGCTGGAATTCTTGACCGCCAGTACCAGGCATATATTTGCCGACACTCAGAAGCAAGATTTAGTTTGCGGTATCGTGCAGAGAATTGCGGATGCCTGTCGTTTGATATCGGCCTTCTCGACAGCGCCCACCGAGCGAAATGAAGTCAGCTCGAGAAATGTGCAGCTGGTGTGGCTCGAGTACAAAATGGGCAACATATGCGGCGCGAAGATATCCTCCTACCTTCTGGAGAGGGACAGAGTCACGAAAGGCTGCTgcaattttcagatttttagtCAG ATGATGACTGCATTGGGGAATGAAGGGTTTGCGGATACTGGATTGTCAAAAGACATacgatattttatgttaagtGACTTGGATCCTTTGGAAGGGCAACACTTTCGCGATGGTTTTCAAGACACTTTAAAAGCGATGGATATGTTAGGTTTTACGGAAGTTCAGAGGAAAAATATCTTCTTAATTCTTTCTTTGCTCATTCACATGAGTAATATACGTTTTATACAAGAGAATGATCATTGTAGGATTGACACTGATAACCAGG AATCCAAAGAAGCCTTTGAGAATACGTGCAGATTGGCTTGTGTGAAGAAAGAGGAATTCGCCGAATTACTTACATCCATTTTGATAAATCCGCGAGGTTTCAGACGTCGTCACAGTGTGTGCCGACGTAATCTCGACACGAACGATGCCTGTCGCTATAGATTGCACAGTATTATCCGCCACTTGTACGATCTTCTTTTCCACTGGCTGATCAATCATGTGAACGGAATCCTGTCCGCCTCTGTGTTCAGCGAACGATTGG GGATATTGGACATCTTCGGATTCGAGTGCTTCAACGCGAATGGTATCGAGCAACTTTGCGTCAATTACGTCAACGAGAGACTGCAACAGTATTTCGTGGAAAAATATCTGGAATCGTGTCGGAAAGATTTGCAGACGGAGGGTCTCATCGACAACGAAGAGTCATCAGAGATCGTGCAATTGTACGAAGATCGTTTAAGCACGATCGACAAGTATTTATTCGCTACTCTAAACGAT GTATGTTTATCGACAGTTCCGTGCGACTCATCCATGTTAATACGGCAAGTGAATGCTACGAGTTGTCCCGCAGCGAGGCGATTTTTGAGCGTAAAGAATGACAATTTTGTTATACAACATTACGCTGGTGCCGTAGAATATTCCGCAAACGATCTACTTTCCAAGAACAATGACAAG ATCCCGGACGAAATAACTATGACGTTCAGCGTGAGTAAGAACACATTTCTGTACTCTTTAATCGACAAGAATAAGCCGCATCACAATGGCAAAGTGAAGAAACCCACGATGCTTTCCAAGTTGCGATATAACGTGGGTCTATTGATAGAAGAACTGAATAAATGCGACATGCATTATGTTCGCTGCATTAAACCACG ACGACTTGATAATCACAACTGGGATCGAGACGAACTTTGGAGGCAACTGACTAATACAG AAACTTCTGATTTAAGAACGGCTTGCGAGAAGATATTGGAGTTGTATCGTCCAACAATGGATGATGACTTAGCGGCATATTGTggcaaaaaaatcatttttttgtccgaatttttatttatgcaattagAACGTGCTAGATTGCAACGTCGAGTTGAAAGTGTCAAAAAGATAGAATctttttggataaaatata GAAATCGTCAACGACGAAACACGGAAGGAAATAAGGCTGATGAATCCCAAGTAATTGTTAACACTAACATTCAAAATGGATCGATCGAGGAATCTCAATCAGAATATGAGTACGTTATGCATTCAAGAGATAGTTCTGAGGCTACACAAACTGTATCATTGCAGTGTAAAACTGCACGCATAATAAATTGGTTGGAAGATGTGAATAACACGCCGGGTGTTGTAAAAAGTGATGAACTTTCAGTGATAAGCGTCAGCAATGAGCTAGAAGAATTGCTAGTAAATCACGATCACAGTCAATTCgccgatattaaatataataataacgtttattcgcaatattcaaataatagcACGCTTCACGTACAAAACGAGCGTGAGAAGAATTCTGTAGATTATAACAAA GAAGAAGATATGTACGTTATACAGCGTGGCGCATCTACTATGTTCTATAAAAATGGGATTTTGAGTCGACAGCCTCCAACGAag ctACCAGTTAAGGTACATACACGTCTGATATGCTTAGCTAATTCGCGCTATCTGGTACAAACAAAACTGCTGGGGCTACCACAAGGTCTGCAGGATTGCCTTTAA
- the LOC105668914 gene encoding uncharacterized protein, which yields MKEMLANQTTAGYSNSFVNNNAGTSNIASDNNTRKYAMVSTEWVSAIGEELGMHSLPDPLLNRLAEDASYRLREILHKCVTRLKHSKRKRLTSADVNTVITSLCDADPILGAPESLPEYHTEAKVYVPNESIVNLVHQVNDPTSLSQTNVPFLQESEICDLKLMEARHNYAKRALKTLFNGSQKTFQVLLNDCITNPHLGDEGVVDKLMSIARSMVISNNAQYTRVSTRTCQLILAITSNSEAVYPYHLTSVDKLTELLLDLLLSQSFIHPNLEVLFQECVLKLMLRWPSIADKYIPNILENALFKREAESIDLYKKRIMAVELLISIQPLIFFQHEAEHMLSIQNILYYYASPGSVIWQRIALAVCAFVKSQGHKFDLTPLIDHYGDSLLPYLPVNYEGKAKETKDKTGKLPIIIKNKMKYVKVRSLLNRTLWDRQTVFPDSTLRGPRREIRFAFAGGRPVPPSNLRRVSLRANYQILRSDLQATLALVASHRLLVIKDKKKGPYNFYNLAHVTL from the exons ATGAAAGAGATGTTGGCAAATCAAACCACTGCGGGATACAGCAATTCCTTTGTCAACAATAATGCAGGCACCAGTAATATTGCAAGTGACAACAACACGAGGAAGTATGCTATGGTCAGTACTGAATGGGTCTCCGCCATCGGCGAGGAACTGGGCATGCATTCATTGCCGGATCCACTTTTAAACAGATTAGCTGAGGATGCCTCCTATCGTCTGAGAGAAATTCTGCAT AAATGTGTCACAAGACTGAAACATAGTAAAAGGAAGcgtctaacgtcagctgatgTAAATACAGTAATCACCAGTTTATGTGACGCAGATCCAATTCTTGGCGCACCAGAATCCTTGCCAGAATATCATACAGAAGCAAAGGTGTATGTGCCAAATGAATCTATTGTTAATCTTGTTCACCAAGTAAATGATCCAACGAGTCTGTCTCAAACTAATGTGCCATTTCTGCaag AATCTGAGATATGTGATTTGAAGCTCATGGAAGCACGTCACAATTATGCCAAACGTGCATTGAAAACCTTATTTAACGGATCACAGAAAACTTTTCag gTTTTACTCAACGATTGCATCACCAATCCACATTTAGGTGATGAAGGAGTCGTAGATAAATTAATGTCCATTGCTAGATCTATGGTGATTTCAAATAATGCACAATACACACGTGTTTCTACACGAACGTGTCAGCTTATACTTGCCATCACTAGCAACAGCGAAGCTGTCTATCCGTATCATCTAACTTCg GTAGATAAATTGACCGAACTATTACTGGATTTGCTGCTGAGTCAGAGTTTCATACATCCAAATCTGGAAGTGCTTTTTCAGGAATGCGTGCTCAAACTGATGCTTCGGTGGCCGTCAATCGCTGACAA ATATATACCAAATATATTGGAGAACGCCCTTTTTAAGAGAGAGGCTGAAAGCATTGATCTCTACAAGAAAAGAATAATGGCAGTAGAATTGTTAATAAGCATTCAACCGCTCATATTCTTCCAGCACGAAGCTGAACACATGCTTTctatacagaatattttatactattatgCTTCACCTGGCTCGGTTATTTGGCAGCGAATAGCT CTGGCTGTTTGCGCCTTCGTGAAATCGCAGGGTCACAAATTCGACCTCACCCCTTTGATCGATCATTACGGAGACTCCTTGTTGCCTTATTTACCTGTTAATTACGAAGGCAAAGCGAAAGAGACGAAAGATAAAACCGGCAAACTGCCCATCATCATCAAAAACAAGATGAAATACGTTAAAGTCAGATCATTACTTAACAGAACCTTGTGGGATCGACAAACGGTATTTCCCGATTCCACTCTGAGAGGGCCGAGGCGAGAGATAAG aTTTGCGTTTGCTGGCGGCCGTCCAGTGCCACCCAGCAACTTACGGCGTGTCAGTCTAAGAgctaattatcaaattttaaggAGTGATCTTCAAGCCACTCTCGCTCTGGTCGCATCGCACAGATTGCTCGTGATTAAAGACAAAAAGAAAGGACCCTACAACTTCTACAATTTGGCGCATGTTACTTTATAG